Below is a genomic region from Salmo trutta chromosome 19, fSalTru1.1, whole genome shotgun sequence.
CTCATGGATTCCATCTGGTTGACCTGGCAATAGTATCATGAACTCAACTGGGCTGGCACCTATGATTGTGAATAATACACGTACTGAAAGGGTATCTAGCACAGAGAAAACCCCCACTCATCGATCCTCATGAGGTGCATCCTTAGATCGCATTCTACATACTTCATTGTTTTTCTCTGCATTCTTCAGACCCGtaagttaaatgaaggttaaataaagaatatatacaaaaataagctAATACCAACATCTGTTTTCATTTTTAAGATATAgctctgtataccactcctaccttgtcacaacacaactgattggctcaaacgcattaagaaggaaagaaataccccaaattagcttttaacaaggcacacctgttaattgaaatgcattccaggtgactactgtatgaagctggttgagagaatgccaagagtgtgcaaagctgtcatcaaggcaaagggtggctactttgaagaatctaaaatatgaaacatattttgatttgattaacacttttttggttactacatgattccatatgtgttatttcatagttttgatgtcttcgctattattctacaatgtagaaaatagtaaaaataaagaaaaacccttgaatgagtaggtgtgtacaaacttctgactggtactgtatgtaaaatttcTTAAGAGGCATTACAATAATGAATGTATAATTAAATGTCATTTCACCAATAACAAATGTATaaattaaaacaaatgttttattttaagcTAATATGATATAGTATTTTTTACTGATATTCACTGATTTGACAGACACATGCATGTATACAttcattttcatgcacatttaAATTCATACTACTCACATTAACTAAATGTATAAACCAGTGAACAAAAACAAACTGTCCATTACAGTTAGGGTTTCAAatggagggtatattactggaaacctTCAAAGTtgaccagtaaactaccagaatgttTGTAGTAACTTTTTAAAGGATTAAATGTAAtttatcacaagacatctagtggaccttttgggtacttcagattaccaCAGGTGTCTGTCATTATCTCTGGCCATCTGTGTGGCCTTCTCgcatgtaaaacatttaaaatactcAAATAAGATGATtcaaaaattatacaaatctgtaaagcattatcctaaatataaaccagcAATTTaatgaataccattggtgtttaatatgagagTTTCAACataaaatatcctttatattttctttacacacttttatttattttactatttgaATATGTATTTGTAAATTTTTTGGtgccaaactggtggcagttgtgaaaaaaatctatagttggaagagttgcagagtttcAGAGTTAACAGAAaaacctctttaaggaatacctgggataggataaagtaatccttctaacccccccccccccccaaaaaaagatatagatgtactattgtaaagtggttgttccactggatatcataaggtgaatgcaccaatttgtaagtcgctctggataagagcgtctgctaaatgacgtaaatgtaaatgtaaaataatgtcattgttgattagatgctttttaaaATTAAATCAGGCAATTTTCTCTTCAACCATAGTCTATCCACTAGAAattcatggacaatatggacacatatCTAAAAAATGATTACTGcatatgaatacattttttcaaaagttattcaagtataaattaccaaagttaccatTGCCATAGATTACCTGTTAATTAATCTGCCAATTTTGGTAAATTACCAGTATGCAACCCTAATTACAATAGAAACACTCCCATGAACAGTACCACCAACTTCCCACCTGAACCCAGATTTCTCATAAAAAGCAGGTTTACTCAATAGTCTCTTTTCTTCATTTGGGCTTGACTGTCCAAAACTCCCACAATGCACTCTGGTAGACACCAATGGTTAAGGTCATAATCCAGTGGGTGGCAGAATACAACGGCTTGATGATGATGCTGTTGTCAGTGTGAATAACCTATTAGATAATGTATGGTAGTATAGTTCTGCAGTATAATTCTGCAATATATTTCTGTAGTATAGCTATGTAGTGTAGTTATGCTGTGTAGTTCTGTAGTATAGTtatgtagtgtatttctgtagtATAGTTATCTAGTATATTTATGGAATATAGTTCTGCAGTATAGTTATGTAGTATAGTTCTGCAGTGTAGTTCTGTAGTATAGTTCTCTAGTATGGTTCTCTAGTATGGTTTTGCAGTATAGTTCTGCGGTGTAGTTCTGCGGTGTAGTTCTGCGGTGTAGTTCTGCAGTAAAGTTCTCTAGTATAGTTCTGCAGTATAGTTCTGTAGTATAGTTCTGTCAATCTTTATTAGTAGAGTACACACTCATGAATATAAACTCCAGTAGATGATGTTGAACAGCAGGTAGGTCATGGGGAAGATGACTCTGGAGTAGGAGTCGATCATGTAGCTGTTACTCATGATGAAGCTGAGGTTGTGTTTGATGGATTTTTTGCGTCGTAGCCTGGTGCCCTCTGTGGGCGGGGGCTCTGCAGCGGAGTTCCTCGACGTGGCCGTCCGACTGCGCTCTGTGTTGGGGGTGCTGGGCAGCTCTGGGAAGGGTGTCAGGTCAATGTCATTGTCATGGTAACATCCATCAAAAGCCATAGTTTGAGTGGCATTGAAATCTGCAGGGAtctgtggagagaggagggaatttACGGTACATGATTTTCTGACAGTGGAACACATTAAGACCAGTAGGGGGAGATACAGACATAGTTAGTGTCACAGCCTAATTTGGTGCCATTATTGTGGCTCTGACATTGTGGTAGTATGGGTATATTCCATATTTTATAATACACCAATTTACAGGAACCCAACTGTGACTTATTTGACCCCATACTCTATAAGTTTCAGTGACCTTTCCCCCCTTGAGCTTCTTCATCTCCTCCACAGTGGTGAAGTAGTTGACAGCGGCGTACTCAATGACGGACAGGAAGACGAACAGAAAGCTGGCCCACAGGTAGATGTCCACAGCTTTTACATAAGACACCTGAGGCATGGAGGCTGACACGCCTGTGATGATGGTGGACATGGTCAGAACTGTTGTGATAcctggagggggagagaaaaaaaagggagATTAGTTGAGGCTGATCTTTAAAAATACAGGACCAtgtcaacatagacaaaccttgtgtAAAATAGGTTGAATTTGTATCTTTGAAACAACGTCAAGACCTTTAACTTTAAATCcactataaaaaatatataagctGGGAGAATTGATCTATATCTACAGCAAACTTTTTCTCCTCAATTCCGTGatatctaattggtagttacagtcttgtcccatcactgcaactcccgtacggacttgggagaggcgaaggtcgagaaccatgcgtcctctgaaacacgaccctgccaagctgcactgcttcttgacacactggtcgcttaacccggaagccaaagggttggaggaaacaccatacaactggtgaccgaggtcagcttgcaggcacctggcccgccacaaggagtcgctagagcgcaatgggacaaggacatcccggccagccaaaccctcccctaacccagatgacgctgggccaatcatgggtctcctggtcacggcTGGAACTATCCAAGTAGACACatgtaaatgttgatatttggttgtggtgtcaaccaaacacaattcaatattatttTTCTAATATAGTAAATAGCCTTAACTTCAGGCTATCTtaaacaatttattttatttactgaacctttatttaaccaggcaagtcaattaagaacaaaacTAATGTGACATTCAACCTTAAAGTAtgtttttgtggactgtagtgtactgtagtattaACTGtaatgtttttgtgttattatcTTTGCCATAGAAGTGtgggctttctccttgaggaaacctactggagaaatactgaaagagcacattttccataacctgtaggtaggactggAGTCTGAACGAATAGTTCAGCGCTTCCGCTCTTTTCTATAACGTGTATGGAACACAATCTATgctctatacttggcatgtacttatgggtggcacaaattgtgaTATGGCAGAGAGGAAtaggcagggtatatgcaaattcaATATTGTAGTATTTACTTTAGTGTACTGTTTTTGAAGACATTAccgtagtatttactacagtgttttttgggggataatattgtagtatttacaatagtattctactacaacattatatagtaagtactacacatgatcgaaggatactacagtatgtagtatagtattttacagtatactacagtttactacagaattctacagtaagtactgtagtattgagTGTTGCAGAGTGAAATAAGGCCAGCCTTTGTTGCGGCATCATGATCCTCCAGCAACCTGCCGTACTCCcagcacacccccccccccctcccctcacacacacacacaccctgctgcaTTAGCAAAGTCAACATCTATTCACAAATCTGAGTGCAGCATTTACTCTCTCCTtttatctcgctctctcttgctcttccctcgccctccctttttctctttctctcctaaaCAAATACGCAAACAAGCtcttacacacatgcacacacagggaCCTCGCCTGATACAGGCGACTTTAGTCACGCGCAGAACTGAAATGCTTTGTCACCGTGCTCAGTTTCAGTTGTCCTCTCTCTGGGTTAATGAGTCTCTGAGCAGTTCTGCTCTACTGTCAAAGCAGCAGGTTCACGTTCACTCGCCCACATAAAAGGAACACAACAGGAAATTGTTGCACAACCTCCCCCCCCTTTCACCTTACAGTAATCACAGAGATGTGACATGACTGAGTAAGGTAAAGCCCCACCACCCACTTTACTTTCTGGAGATGAATCAAGTATTTTGTACAGAAAAGGATGGCTTTGTGATCCGTCTCTGCTCAGTCTTTAAGCTTTGATTATTTTCTGGAGATCCCCCTCAAAACCCCACATACTAGTGAGAGTATCAGTACTGTACCCAGTGAGACCCGGGCGGGCACAGCCCTCCTGTCAATCCAGAAGGACACCCAGGAGAGCATCACCATCAGCATGGTGGGGAAATAGGTCTGCAGCATGAAGAAGAAGATGTGCCTCCTGAGGATGAAGTTTATGTAGAGCCTGTTATAccaacctgagagagagagagagagagacagagagagagagagagagagagagagagagagagagagagagagagagagagagagcagggatcTGATATCTCGTTTTTGGTGGAACAGTTTACTCACCATCCTTCTGGGTAATCAGAGGTCATTATGAAACACAGGAGGGTATCTAGTCAAAATTATAGTCACATGGGACATCACATGGCTATGATGTAATGGACACTAGAACTACTGAGAGTTTAGCAGGATTCCACACTGACACTCTGTGGAGGAAAATCccctaacctctccctgtcctcagGCTGTCAGAGTGGAATCAGAAGCAGGAGGGTttggggtgttggctttggatcTTACAGAGCCGTTTTACATAATAATAAGGAGGAGTAGGACAGAGGAACAGCACCGTAGGCCCCTATGCATCAGGCtacaaaacaagcacacataccCGTGCTGCTGTAGAAGGCAAGCCCGTAGGAAGGGTGGAATTCTTCAATAAAAAACTGTGAGAGAACGATCTCATCAGTCCTTAATGAATCGTTCCCGTTCTTCCAGTAGAGCATGAGGTCGTTCTCATTGTATGCATCTtcaagagaggagagaacagggggagaagGTGACTCCTTCATGTGGCCTCTCTTAGAAGAATCATGGGCTATGTccctcagaggagaggagacactgaGATTCACTACTACCACCTCTCGTCTGAGACCAGACCCATgctttctgtgtgtgcgtgtgcatgtacgtgcatgcgcgtgcgtgcgtgttcatTTGCCGatcatttgtgtgtgtctgtgcgtgtgtctgtctgtttgtctgtgtgtctgtgttctagtCTGGGTAAGGTGCACTGCCTCCTGAGGTTGGGTTTAACACAATCACGACAATTGCAACATCAGTGTGATAGAATGTCTCTGATGAGAAATGACCGACTTCAATTTAACTGTAGCTGCTGCTCCTTATAAGGATGAATCAGGACAGGTAAATCCTGCATCAAAAAGACATGCATTACAGACACAAACTGAGCTGACCACGACTTTTGATTGTTATTTAGCCTATATGAAGAGAGGGTCAATGCTACCTTATGTGCTTATTGTGTTGTACGTAGACATATGTTAGGTCTATGTGAGGACGTACATGGCATTACACCCAGGGCAACCACATAGCCTCATTGTTTTATACTCACAGCTCTCCAGTTCCAGAGAGCATTTCTGTGTGTCCAAAGGAAAACTACTGAAGTCCATGGCGCAAAGAGCAGTCACAGTGATCCTGAAACACAGTGCCTAGTTAACGATACAGCAGTTGCAGAAAACATACCGTGGCAACATAACGGGGTCTGCAGAGAGATCAGAACTCTCTCTATGATTGGTGATGCACTTCCTCTTTTCTTGTTGATATTGTAGGCTGAAAGACACAAGATGGTCTACTCCCCCATGTTACTTTTGTGTACAAAGCACCAATACTATAGAATATTACATGCTAAAGGCCTTATGGTCCCCGTGTTAAAGGAGGGCCATTCTCTGTGTACCTGACACTGTAGAGAATGTTGCCGTCAGGGTACACCCTCAACATGATGTTCTCCATGGTCGTGTCATGGATGAAGGAACGTTTGGAGTGGACAAAGAACACATCCGGCACCCAGATCTTCTTCACCAGCCGAGCGTCAAATGTCCGGCTCTTTTTGCTGCTGGAAGGAAAGGCCAGCCGGTCGTCCTGCCAGTAGTGTCTCAGGTACAGAGTCATGGTGAAGTCCTGCACAAACACACCAAAGCTCAGGTCCAATGGACAAACTATCACAATCAAAATGTGGGTAATTGCGCAATGATGGCAGTAAGACTCAATAATGGTTCACCCAGATTCTTTGTATATAGGGTGACGAGCAACAGGATCATGCAGGTTAATAGTGTTTACAGTGCTAGTGTTAATTGTGACCAGAACATCAATGATCCATTAAAGTTAGAGTCTAGATCATAATGGAAACAATAACATAACTGTCACAGTCTTGGAAATTAACGGACCAAGGCACAGAGTGattatagttccacatatttatttaagtgacactaacaaaataacaacacttacaAAGACCATGAGGACATAGTGCCCAGACACACTAACAaacaatcaatatcccacaaaacacaggtggggaaatagctacttaaatatggttcccaatcagaggcaacgataaacagctgcctctaattgggaaccacattagcaccaacatagaaatagatatactagatcaccccctagtcacgccctgacctactacaccatagagaaccaagggctctctatggtcagggcgtgacaataacaataaagtggtcatcctgcctctgttttggtaaaaagctgagggagaGGCGTGGAGAAATGTGACCACTCTTAAATGgacgcaaggactgaccatccacgatatcaaaatgatagttttaaacgTGTTtggaggctatatagtgtttgtttacatttacattgtttacaaacattggagtaaaacaccGTATTATTCTGGGTTCTGACGGGCTATGACCGCATGACTAAGcttatgaggcatttataagttatattcttcaagaattaacaggtgtaaaaaaaatatgtagcAACTCAGTATTCTAGCTTCAAAATCAATATATGTTTTGACTGTTATGCCCCGACATTAAATTGGGGGCAATAGAGTGGAACGGGGTtccagtgtgagagagagcatgagaagtTGTCTtactgtgtgtgagaaagagagtgaatgGCAGTGTGTTAGTCACATACACCGTTTAAGATGCTTATAGACACTTACCATGTTGACTTCAGATATACTGTCAATGCTTTCCACCTGCACGTCTATGCCCACAGGAATAGCTGCCCCTACAAGGGTGAGTAAACAGCCCAAATCAGTAAACAGCTTGAGATTTCATACGTCTATCCTGACAGGGCAAGCGCATTGAATGTTAGGCTTTTGGCCGTGTCATAGTCATATGGTAGTCGTGACGCAAGGCCTTAGAATGTCTGACTCAGCCGGAACGACCTTTTATGACCCAGCCTCACTGGTTTTGATTAGCCTAAGACCTATCACCCATATATCATCTCATCTGTCTGCATGTGGTCTTACTTACACCagggtttttttttaaatttaaatatCCTCTCTAAGGCCTAAATATTTGTAAATCAACCCAAACACTATAAAGTTAAGACAAACAGATAGTCAATAAGAGAAAACCCCAAACAATGGTTTCACAGAGGATCTTGGCGCTATGCTGGGTCTCAAAGGACATCCCTGAAACCCTGTGGTCCCACTGGAGGCTGTGGTGTTGAAGGACTACATCAGCTAAGCCCTATGTTGTGATTAATTATCCTGTCCATTTCCACGTAGATGCAGGGTCATGACATCACTCTTCACGCTAAACACAGCTGCAGGCTAATGGGCCCCACACAACGTCAAAGACACACCAGTAGTCCCACACCTCCcctccagacagacacagcctTCTCCTCACTCAGGGACGCAAGAGATGCCGTGTCAGCCAATCTCACGAATGGCttttctctccttgtctcctttccttcataaATCCTAATCGTATAATACCTCTTGCATTAATCTACAATCAAGTCACAGCCATCTATAATCACAGCGTTGGTCAGGAGATTTTCCTGATCATGTGACCCGTCCAGAAATAGctaaaaaagggttcttcggctgtccttaATTTCAATTCCACCAGATCTACAGTTGTCTGTGACCTGCCCAATTTAATTTCAACGTTGCAGGGATTATCTTCCTCAATCAACCCCACGTCGCTTagaccacacagacacaaacacagacaacgCACAGAGATAGTTCGGAATAGAAAACGTCCAAATGGAAACACAAATGGACAGAAATCCATAACATGCCATCACACTATATTTACAAATATGTACCTAAACAGTCATTAGTACTGCCTACGACATAGAATGTTATGTAAATACATGTTTCAATGACAGTTGATTTACAGTGGGaccccacacactgacacacatgcaAGCATTCATAAACGTGATCAATAgttcattataaactgggtggtttgagccctgaacgctgattggctgaaagccatggtatatcagactgtataccacgggtatgacaaaacattcctttttactgctctaattacgttggtaaccagtttataatagcaataaggcacctcggggtctgtggtatattgccaatataccacggctaagggctgtatccagtagagtagtggcctgagggaacacacttaatgttTTGTGAAAAGTGTTGTGAAATGGAATGTCACGTAATATTTTGAACTGTATATAACTGTCTTAATGTTACTGGACCCCACGAAGACTAGATGCCTTGGCAGcatctaatggggatccttaataaatccAAATACAaaatccaggcactccgcgttgcatcgtgcataagaacagcccttagccgtgttatattggccatataccacaccacatcgggccttattgcttaaatctaACA
It encodes:
- the LOC115154761 gene encoding gamma-aminobutyric acid receptor subunit rho-3 — encoded protein: MNLVLLAFRLMCLAWLWPVTLLNGSHQPNKMRHKDVYLGENSKNQHGGRIDFKMKKSDSTKSLLIKSEQLLRIEDHDFAMRPGFGGAAIPVGIDVQVESIDSISEVNMDFTMTLYLRHYWQDDRLAFPSSSKKSRTFDARLVKKIWVPDVFFVHSKRSFIHDTTMENIMLRVYPDGNILYSVRITVTALCAMDFSSFPLDTQKCSLELESYAYNENDLMLYWKNGNDSLRTDEIVLSQFFIEEFHPSYGLAFYSSTGWYNRLYINFILRRHIFFFMLQTYFPTMLMVMLSWVSFWIDRRAVPARVSLGITTVLTMSTIITGVSASMPQVSYVKAVDIYLWASFLFVFLSVIEYAAVNYFTTVEEMKKLKGGKIPADFNATQTMAFDGCYHDNDIDLTPFPELPSTPNTERSRTATSRNSAAEPPPTEGTRLRRKKSIKHNLSFIMSNSYMIDSYSRVIFPMTYLLFNIIYWSLYS